One window from the genome of Sardina pilchardus chromosome 12, fSarPil1.1, whole genome shotgun sequence encodes:
- the si:ch211-140l13.3 gene encoding centromere protein J: MPDTLSLATELTRSLHCAASGESSSSSSEDDPELQCHRDPMPPSRPYQKDHNLDLSDGDYASDAPSEAGPCPPVQTRRCSINSPWLPSSSEDSDSELTCLSWSGTDQSKKPAEVKIMSASQLLTSIFPQIEPADKKAVNAKLKEKCVSTKDNRRGDRAPAQTQRDLTHAFKAEVKHETLLDELKNKQDKAMQFLRDSSRNDEKSTRGQMDHGVALLQQQILAMQELVQQKDREWSRAHGQLQSRMDSLIRENQELRGRLTSAGPAAQTPPPIHPPLINMTEQQKSSKHISVGHHSRAPTPAFDHTDDHQNAAPSRMVVPNQTFHARVQRTKDQRPSTPFSMPSANSGSPEGTQGLVTHHRSHVDNGRKVSWVSEDSPRKLLDRSYKSWTPRGKRTPSVCQTTSSDSDHMDNSKPSALRGMKNDVREEIHYPDGKVEQIFSSGCRIVIYRNGTKKEVSADQKSVTISFFNGDVKQILADGKVVYYYHDSQASHTTFPSGLEVLHFGNNQTEEHHPDGSRKIIFPDGTIKHIFPDGREESTFPDGTVVKLTENGEKSVDFTNGQREVHTSLYKRREYPDGTVKTVYWNGRQETHSAGKPLAARRSRHSAKDSVAVSSQYQFP; the protein is encoded by the exons ATGCCAGACACGCTTAGCCTAGCCACAGAGCTCACGCGGTCTCTGCACTGCGCTGCCTCTggtgagagcagcagcagcagcagcgaggaTGACCCTGAATTGCAATGTCACAGGGACCCCATGCCTCCCTCCCGCCCTTATCAGAAGGACCATAACCTGGACCTCTCAGATGGTGACTATGCTAGCGATGCCCCTAGTGAGGCTGGGCCTTGTCCCCCTGTTCAAACTCGGAGGTGCAGCATCAACAGTCCCTGGCTCCCCAGCTCCAGTGAAGACAGTGACTCAGAACTAACATGCTTGAGCTGGAGCGGGACAGACCAGTCAAAGAAGCCAGCAGAGGTGAAAATAATGTCTGCTTCACAGCTGCTCACCAGCATTTTCCCTCAGATTGAGCCTGCTGACAAAAAAGCTGTCAATGCCAAACTGAAAGAGAAATGTGTGAGCACAAAGGACAATAGGCGTG GTGATCGAGCACCAGCTCAAACACAGAGAGATCTTACTCACGCTTTTAAGGCTGAAGTGAAACATGAGACATTGTTGGATGAATTGAAAAACAAGCAGGACAAGGCCATGCAGTTTCTCAG AGATAGCAGTAGAAATGATGAAAAATCCACAAGGGGCCAAATGGATCATGGCGTTGCCCTG ctccagcagcagatcCTGGCTATGCAGGAGCTTGTCCAGCAGAAGGACAGGGAATGGTCCAGGGCTCATGGGCAGCTGCAGAGCCGTATGGACTCACTGATAAGGGAGAACCAGGAACTGAGAGGCAGGCTCACCAGTGCCGGCCCTGCCGCTCAAACGCCTCCCCCCATTCACCCACCTCTCATAAAC ATGACAGAACAGCAGAAGTCCTCCAAGCACATTAGTGTGGGACACCACTCCAGAGCGCCTACTCCTGCTTTTGATCACACTGATGACCACCAAAATGCTGCTCCATCAAGGATGGTTGTG CCAAATCAAACCTTTCATGCCAGGGTCCAGAGAACCAAAGACCAAAGACCAAGCACACCCTTCA GCATGCCCTCTGCAAACTCAGGAAGCCCTGAGGGCACACAGGGCCTAGTCACACACCACAGGTCGCACGTTGACAATGGCAGAAAG GTATCATGGGTGTCCGAAGACAGCCCGAGGAAGCTATTGGATCGGTCATATAAGAGCTGGACCCCCAGAGGTAAACGGACTCCATCGGTATGCCAGACAACCTCCTCTGACTCTGATCACATG GACAATAGTAAACCATCAGCACTGCGGGGCATGAAGAATGACGTGAGAGAGGAAATACACTACCCAGATGGAAAG GTTGAACAAATTTTTTCCTCTGGTTGCCGAATTGTTATATACCGAAATGGTACCAAAAAGGAAGTATCTGCAGATCAGAAATCAGTGACGATTTCGTTCTTCAATGGTGATGTCAAACAAATATTAGCTGATGGTAAAGTG GTGTACTACTATCATGATTCTCAGGCATCTCACACCACATTCCCCTCTGGCCTGGAGGTCCTGCACTTTGGAAATAACCAAACAG AAGAACATCATCCTGATGGTAGCAGAAAGATTATTTTCCCTGATGGCACAATCAAGCACATTTTCCCTGATGGTCGAGAGGAAAGCACATTTCCGGATGGCACTGTGGTTAAGTTAACAGA GAATGGGGAAAAGTCTGTGGACTTTACGAATGGACAGCGTGAGGTTCATACTTCACTGTATAAGAGAAGAGAGTACCCAGATGGAACTGTGAAAACAGTGTATTGGAACGGAAGACAAGAGACACATTCAGCAGGGAAG CCTCTGGCTGCCAGACGCTCCCGCCACTCAGCGAAAGACTCAGTGGCTGTCTCCTCACAGTACCAGTTCCCATAA
- the LOC134098270 gene encoding 12-(S)-hydroxy-5,8,10,14-eicosatetraenoic acid receptor-like: MESSIHPSDNCTAENKPLYVFYSVVMIVEFVLALPLNLTVIYLFIFKLKFWKTNTNNIFLFNLVLADILLLICLPVKAYSFQMGERRSQNEVVCKAMLFMLFLNRGASIAFLTVISIDRYFNVVHPRKKNFLKILKKSPHISTLIWLLLLPLTIPTMLKTFECCNSFGREDENVTDIFREIVFFTQILIPFIVLVFCTAQIVNRLNKKTVGDRTKLRRAVFLYNYHGPSLLT; encoded by the exons ATGGAAAGTTCTATTCACCCGAGTGACAACTGCACAGCAGAGAACAAGCCTCTGTATGTGTTCTACTCCGTGGTCATGATTGTGGagtttgttttggctctcccaCTGAACCTCACTGTGATCTACcttttcattttcaaactgAAGTTCTGGAAGACCAACACCAACAACATATTTCTCTTCAACCTCGTCTTGGCTGATATTTTACTGCTCATCTGTTTGCCTGTGAAGGCTTACAGCTTCCAGATGGGAGAGCGGAGGAGTCAGAATGAGGTGGTTTGCAAAGCCATGCTCTTCATGCTGTTTCTGAACCGAGGCGCCAGCATTGCCTTCCTCACCGTCATCTCCATAGATCGCTACTTCAACGTGGTGCATCCTCGGAAGAAGAATTTCCTGAAGATACTGAAAAAATCGCCGCACATCTCCACCCTTATCTGGCTCCTACTGCTCCCGTTGACTATTCCAACTATGCTAAAGACCTTTGAGTGCTGCAACAGCTTTGGGCGTGAGGATGAAAATGTgactgacattttcagggagATTGTCTTCTTCACCCAGATTCTTATCCCTTTCATAGTCCTGGTGTTTTGTACAGCACAGATTGTGAACCGCCTGAACAAGAAGACTGTTGGAGACAGGACAAAGTTGCGTCGGGCAGTGTTCCTG TATAACTACCACGGACCCTCGCTCCTCACATGA
- the LOC134098257 gene encoding 12-(S)-hydroxy-5,8,10,14-eicosatetraenoic acid receptor-like, with protein sequence MNNSAAMEHSTAAPNGTDHCNTEESKLYIFLSVVMSVEFILALPLNLSVLYVFLFKFKFWKNNSLFLFNLVLADLLLLICLPFKVHNFLTGVRKSEDDIICKAMLFMLFLNRGASIAFLTVISVDRYFNVVHSGRKNFLKILKKSPHISILIWLLLLPLTIPTMLETFECCNSFGRAQNHTLMTQVADFLRETVFFTQILIPFGVLVFCTVQINNRLKRKTVGDKTKLRRAVFLMASVVLVFSVCFLPLTVSRTLLLIVRVRDYAEAERVVVQIYDALMCLSYSDCLLDPLVYCFCRSKFKEVYLSSILPSRAKKPTHRGERSTSRDLVNSSIPLSSNRSVTEL encoded by the coding sequence ATGAATAACAGTGCAGCAAtggaacacagcacagcagcacctaACGGCACAGATCACTGCAACACTGAGGAGAGTAAGCTTTACATATTCCTCTCTGTGGTAATGTCAGTGGAGTTCATTTTAGCTCTGCCTTTAAACCTGTCTGTTTTGTATGTCTTCCTTTTTAAATTCAAATTCTGGAAGAATAAcagcctcttcctcttcaacCTGGTATTGGCGGACTTGCTACTTCTGATATGCCTGCCATTTAAGGTACATAATTTTCTGACTGGGGTGAGAAAAAGTGAAGACGACATCATCTGCAAAGCCATGCTCTTTATGTTATTTCTCAACCGGGGAGCCAGTATTGCTTTTCTCACCGTCATCTCTGTGGATCGCTACTTTAACGTGGTTCACTCTGGCAGGAAAAACTTTCTGAAGATTCTGAAAAAGTCACCTCACATTTCCATTCTCATCTGGCTACTGCTGTTACCTTTGACCATCCCTACCATGCTGGAAACCTTTGAGTGCTGCAACAGCTTCGGTCGCGCGCAGAATCACACATTAATGACCCAAGTTGCGGACTTTTTGAGAGAGACGGTATTTTTCACTCAGATTCTCATACCTTTCGGAGTGCTTGTGTTCTGCACGGTGCAGATTAACAACAGACTGAAGAGAAAGACCGTTGGGGACAAGACCAAATTGCGCAGGGCTGTATTTCTGATGGCATCTGTGGTGCTAGTGTTCTCCGTCTGTTTCCTTCCCCTGACCGTGTCGAGGACGCTCCTGCTGATAGTCCGAGTCCGTGACTATgcggaggcagagagagtggtggTGCAGATCTACGATGCCCTCATGTGCCTGTCCTACAGTGACTGTCTGCTAGACCCACTGGTCTATTGCTTCTGCCGCTCAAAATTCAAAGAAGTGTACTTGTCCTCTATTTTGCCTTCAAGGGCCAAGAAGCCAACACATAGGGGCGAGAGAAGTACTTCCCGAGACTTGGTGAACTCCTCTATACCTTTGAGCTCAAACAGATCTGTGACTGAGCTGTAA